In the genome of Methylocystis echinoides, one region contains:
- a CDS encoding AAA family ATPase, with protein sequence MENHLDNLRRLDTWRTRALEFEREVEKAVIGQARVIRLVTICIFARGHVLIEGDVGVGKTTLLRAVSRALGGSFVRVEGTVDMMPSDILYHTYLGDDGRPRVEASEILRLAATLPVFFFNEINRARPQVHSLLLRLMAERNVTAFNRNFNFPHLLVFADRNMVEREETFELPAAARDRFFMEIGMSTPGDQETRRKLVFDPRFHDVDTLLENVTSGSFDFRQIGNVARSIQENVKSSAALEEYVLNLWRGLLDPASVGVALSDIDVATLVKGGASPRGLASLVRAARVRAWLEGRDYIVPDDVRDVFVEVMAHRIFVDPIHALRADEPVKRLCRAVFDVTPVP encoded by the coding sequence TTGGAAAATCACCTCGATAACTTGCGACGGCTCGACACGTGGCGCACGCGCGCGCTGGAATTCGAGCGCGAAGTCGAAAAGGCTGTCATCGGGCAGGCGCGCGTCATCCGCCTTGTGACGATTTGCATTTTTGCGCGCGGCCATGTCTTGATCGAAGGCGATGTCGGGGTCGGAAAGACGACCTTGTTGCGCGCTGTGTCGCGTGCGCTTGGCGGCAGCTTCGTCCGTGTCGAGGGCACGGTCGACATGATGCCGAGCGATATTCTCTACCATACCTATCTCGGTGATGATGGTCGGCCGCGCGTCGAAGCCTCGGAGATTCTTCGTCTCGCGGCGACGCTTCCGGTTTTCTTTTTCAACGAAATCAATCGGGCGCGGCCTCAGGTTCATTCGCTGTTGTTGCGGTTGATGGCTGAACGTAACGTCACAGCCTTCAATCGCAACTTTAATTTCCCCCATCTGCTGGTTTTTGCCGACCGAAACATGGTGGAGCGCGAGGAGACATTCGAACTGCCGGCGGCCGCCCGAGATCGGTTTTTCATGGAAATCGGCATGAGCACGCCGGGAGACCAGGAGACGCGGCGCAAGCTGGTTTTTGATCCCCGCTTTCACGACGTCGACACTCTTCTTGAAAACGTCACGTCGGGCTCGTTCGATTTTCGGCAGATCGGCAATGTTGCCCGTTCGATTCAGGAAAACGTCAAGTCGAGCGCAGCGCTCGAGGAATATGTGCTCAACCTCTGGCGTGGCCTTCTTGATCCGGCGTCGGTGGGCGTCGCTCTTTCGGATATCGACGTCGCGACGCTCGTCAAGGGCGGGGCGAGTCCGCGTGGGCTTGCATCACTCGTCCGCGCGGCGCGCGTGCGCGCCTGGCTCGAGGGGAGAGACTATATCGTTCCAGACGATGTCAGAGATGTCTTCGTCGAGGTGATGGCGCATCGCATTTTTGTCGATCCCATCCATGCTTTGCGTGCCGACGAACCGGTCAAGCGACTATGCCGGGCGGTTTTCGATGTGACTCCGGTTCCATGA
- a CDS encoding DUF58 domain-containing protein, producing MTVPVDILYRPRGRFKSNRLGAHSSSEVGGFGVLRDQAPFLRHPDARRIDLRATLRDPFGETHVRRFEQRSAIDVYAFVDVSASMGFVGAVDRFSVACDICAALAFSATRIGDRFGVISGGSSRSGIYLPASRSRDAALKAVEVLRHTLPSGIGAESLFSGARTLGGTRKLVMLISDFRWAPGVIESVFDALALHDVVPVVLVDSSESRPPRWGLLEVRDSESGRRRLMLMRPALQQRWMAQEAVRRQELAHLAAGRARAPIFIEDQLNSAALSQHLIAA from the coding sequence ATGACGGTCCCTGTCGACATCCTCTATCGGCCGCGAGGGAGATTCAAATCGAACCGTCTCGGCGCGCATTCTTCAAGCGAGGTTGGCGGCTTTGGGGTGTTGCGCGACCAGGCCCCTTTCCTGCGCCATCCGGACGCGCGCCGGATCGATCTCCGCGCCACTCTGCGCGATCCCTTCGGGGAAACCCATGTCCGCCGTTTCGAACAAAGAAGCGCGATCGACGTTTACGCATTCGTGGATGTCTCCGCTTCCATGGGTTTTGTCGGCGCCGTCGACCGATTTTCGGTTGCCTGCGATATTTGCGCGGCGCTCGCCTTTTCAGCCACGCGCATTGGCGATCGGTTCGGAGTGATTAGCGGCGGTTCCTCGCGGAGCGGAATTTATCTGCCGGCGAGCCGTTCCAGGGACGCTGCGCTAAAGGCCGTCGAGGTGCTTCGACACACCCTCCCGAGCGGGATAGGCGCGGAGAGTTTGTTTAGCGGCGCGAGAACCCTCGGCGGCACACGTAAGCTCGTGATGCTGATTTCGGATTTCCGCTGGGCGCCCGGTGTGATCGAAAGCGTGTTTGATGCACTCGCTCTGCATGACGTCGTGCCGGTAGTGCTCGTCGATTCGTCCGAAAGCCGTCCACCAAGGTGGGGACTTCTCGAAGTGCGAGATTCAGAGAGTGGCCGACGCCGTCTGATGCTGATGAGGCCAGCGCTTCAGCAACGCTGGATGGCGCAGGAGGCAGTAAGGCGACAAGAACTCGCGCATCTTGCCGCGGGACGCGCCCGGGCGCCGATTTTTATCGAAGACCAGTTGAACTCGGCCGCCCTCAGTCAGCACCTGATAGCGGCGTGA
- a CDS encoding nonribosomal peptide synthetase MxaA — MRRAMRCFLAVLALLSTLLAASAGGIAVSVQSARPFGYFVGDLIYAQVDVLAPVGKELSGASLPRPGALSTLLDLRDVEVKAIKQGDRRFWRIALVYQNFYVALDVHNVEIPGFDLRIGDETVPVPAWTVGVSPLREIAPAQQERAVDYLRADGDPTLVDEAGPRALALVFAGLAILSMIAVARDRGWPPFHRRPARVFSALARDLARQARVSRDAAAFNLALRNVHRAIDASHGASLLAEDLPSFLGRRPEFAPLQPSFDRFFALSRSRFFADRAVADIDRDFSELLRFVQALSRAERTQ; from the coding sequence GTGAGGCGCGCGATGCGATGTTTCCTCGCCGTTCTGGCGCTACTTTCCACCCTGCTCGCCGCTAGCGCCGGGGGCATTGCCGTCAGTGTTCAATCGGCGCGGCCCTTCGGCTATTTCGTCGGCGATCTGATTTACGCCCAAGTTGATGTTTTGGCGCCGGTCGGCAAAGAACTCTCCGGGGCGTCCTTGCCTCGCCCTGGCGCTCTGAGCACTTTGCTTGATCTTAGGGATGTCGAAGTAAAGGCGATAAAGCAAGGCGATAGGAGGTTCTGGCGGATCGCGCTCGTTTACCAAAATTTCTATGTCGCGCTCGATGTCCACAACGTCGAGATTCCCGGCTTCGATCTGCGCATTGGCGACGAGACAGTGCCGGTTCCCGCCTGGACTGTTGGGGTTTCGCCCTTGCGTGAGATTGCGCCAGCGCAGCAGGAGCGAGCGGTGGATTATCTGCGGGCTGACGGCGACCCCACCCTGGTGGACGAAGCGGGCCCCAGGGCTTTGGCGCTTGTCTTTGCGGGTTTGGCGATTCTTTCGATGATCGCCGTGGCCCGGGACCGTGGATGGCCGCCATTCCATCGGCGGCCCGCGCGGGTATTTAGCGCCCTGGCGCGCGACCTTGCGAGACAGGCGCGCGTTTCTCGCGACGCCGCAGCCTTCAATCTGGCCCTACGCAACGTGCACCGCGCAATCGACGCCTCGCACGGAGCAAGTCTCCTCGCCGAGGACTTGCCGAGCTTTCTTGGCCGCCGCCCCGAGTTCGCGCCGCTGCAACCCTCATTCGATCGCTTCTTCGCATTATCGCGCTCGAGATTCTTCGCCGACCGCGCTGTAGCCGACATCGATCGCGACTTTTCGGAACTTCTCCGCTTCGTTCAAGCGCTTTCAAGGGCGGAGAGAACACAATGA
- a CDS encoding vWA domain-containing protein, with the protein MTGVGFDHLWLLSLAPISLAPLLWSVLRASPIPSLFAAPSDPASTYLAFLFKCFGVLAFGGSLLGGAGPYLPGEAVERIAEGAQIVMLIDRSGSMNETFAGRGPSGAEESKATASKRILKNFVDARRQDLVGVAAFSTSPMMVTPLSDHLSATKAAIDAIDRPGLDYTNIARGLAMALTMFRASEPDRSRAILLISDGAGVIDPKIQDDLRAEFKKANVSLYWLFLRTKGSKGISDLAEMEAESPQAAPEHHLDLFFKSLGVPYRAFEAEGPQATEEALRQIDRLERHPMRNLENLPRKDIGALFFGLALVAVFLLLFGKLCEVQLGRRGVSW; encoded by the coding sequence ATGACGGGCGTTGGCTTCGACCATCTTTGGTTGCTTTCCCTCGCGCCCATCTCTCTTGCGCCGCTGCTGTGGTCGGTTCTACGGGCCTCTCCAATTCCCTCGCTCTTCGCCGCGCCCAGCGATCCAGCCTCGACCTATTTAGCGTTCCTGTTCAAGTGTTTCGGGGTTTTGGCTTTTGGCGGAAGCCTTCTCGGAGGGGCAGGCCCCTACCTCCCGGGAGAGGCGGTCGAGCGTATTGCCGAAGGGGCGCAGATCGTCATGCTGATCGATCGCAGCGGCAGCATGAATGAGACATTTGCCGGACGGGGCCCATCGGGTGCAGAAGAATCGAAAGCGACCGCATCGAAGCGAATTTTGAAAAATTTCGTAGACGCACGCCGTCAGGATCTCGTCGGCGTTGCAGCATTTTCGACATCGCCGATGATGGTGACGCCACTCTCTGATCATCTGAGCGCGACAAAAGCCGCGATTGACGCGATCGACCGGCCCGGGCTCGACTACACGAATATTGCCCGCGGTCTTGCAATGGCCCTTACGATGTTCCGGGCAAGCGAGCCGGACCGTTCTCGGGCCATTCTGCTGATCTCAGACGGCGCCGGCGTGATCGACCCGAAAATACAGGACGACCTGCGCGCGGAATTTAAGAAAGCCAATGTCAGTCTCTATTGGCTTTTCCTACGCACGAAGGGCAGCAAAGGAATCTCCGACCTGGCCGAAATGGAGGCGGAATCGCCCCAGGCAGCGCCCGAACACCATCTCGATCTTTTCTTCAAATCGCTTGGCGTTCCCTATCGCGCCTTCGAGGCGGAGGGGCCGCAGGCGACCGAAGAAGCCTTGCGGCAGATTGATCGGCTCGAACGCCACCCAATGCGTAATCTCGAAAATTTGCCCCGCAAAGATATCGGAGCCCTCTTTTTTGGGTTGGCGCTTGTCGCCGTCTTTTTGCTCCTCTTTGGCAAGCTTTGCGAGGTCCAGCTCGGGCGAAGAGGAGTGTCGTGGTGA
- a CDS encoding MxaK protein, whose protein sequence is MTSIRFLEDLRRFWRRSRSTILVGLALALGATAIGAFVNWRRVGAANKVIEALRLRRDIDIGVDARSEVLLARIGFLSARNEFDRARILLEALDRNGAPHTRARGHYLLANSLLRQALTHIEGSELDAASPFVNLAKREYRRALQLYPDFWDAKYNLDVAARLVRDFPDFDRKGGDELSADPKKLWTDIPGKPKGLP, encoded by the coding sequence GTGACGTCTATTCGCTTTCTTGAGGATCTTCGTCGGTTTTGGCGGCGCTCGCGATCGACCATCCTCGTTGGACTGGCCCTGGCGCTCGGCGCGACGGCAATCGGCGCTTTCGTCAATTGGCGACGGGTGGGTGCCGCGAATAAGGTGATTGAGGCGCTGCGTTTGCGGCGCGATATCGATATCGGCGTCGACGCCCGCTCCGAAGTGTTGCTGGCGCGTATTGGCTTTCTATCAGCGCGCAACGAATTTGATCGCGCCCGCATCCTGCTTGAAGCGCTGGATCGCAATGGCGCGCCGCATACGCGCGCGCGAGGCCACTATCTCCTCGCCAATAGCTTGTTGCGCCAAGCGCTGACGCATATCGAGGGGTCGGAGCTGGACGCTGCGTCGCCCTTCGTTAATCTCGCCAAGCGGGAATACCGTCGTGCCCTCCAACTCTACCCCGATTTCTGGGACGCCAAATATAATCTTGATGTGGCGGCGCGACTGGTTCGCGATTTCCCCGATTTTGACCGGAAAGGCGGCGATGAGCTCAGCGCCGACCCCAAAAAGCTCTGGACGGATATCCCCGGCAAGCCAAAAGGCCTGCCCTGA